From Stigmatopora nigra isolate UIUO_SnigA chromosome 5, RoL_Snig_1.1, whole genome shotgun sequence, a single genomic window includes:
- the dhcr24 gene encoding delta(24)-sterol reductase: protein MEALLCVAFLSILLLLLWVRVKGVDYVLVHQRWIFVCLFLLPMSVVFDLYFYVRAWIIFKMCSAPKLHEQRVRDIQRQVREWRKEGSKGFMCTGRPGWLTVSLRVGKYKKTHRNIAINMMDILEVDTEKQVVRVEPLVNMGQVTARLTSIGWTLPVLPELDDLTVGGLVMGTGIESSSHIYGLFQHICVAFELVLADGSFVRCTEHENSDLFHAVPWSCGTLGFLVAAEIKIVPAKSWVKLKYEPVRGLDNICRRFAEASGDKRNTFVEGIQYSLDSAVIMTGSMSEHAEPDKINRIGLHFKPWFFKHVEGYLTSGNAGVEYIPLRQYYHRHTRSIFWELQDIIPFGNHPMFRWLFGWMVPPKISLLKLTQGETIRRLYEEHHVVQDMLVPMKDLCSAVTCFHQNIEVYPLWLCPFILPPGRGMTHPKGEEEELYVDIGAYGEPKVKHFEAITSTRRLEKFVRDVHGFQMLYADVYMEHDEFWEMFDGQLYHKLRKELGCKDAFPEVYDKICKAARH from the exons ATGGAGGCGTTGCTCTGCGTGGCATTTTTATCTATTCTTTTGCTTCTGCTGTGGGTCCGAGTGAAAGGTGTCGACTACGTGCTGGTCCACCAGCGATGGATTTTTGTGTGCCTGTTCCTGCTGCCCATGTCCGTTGTGTTCGACCTGTATTTCTACGTACGAGCCTGGATCATCTTCAAGATGTGCTCGGCACCCAAATTGCACGAACAGCGTGTGCGGGACATTCAGAGACAG GTGCGTGAATGGCGGAAGGAGGGCAGCAAAGGTTTCATGTGCACAGGTCGACCGGGCTGGCTGACCGTGTCCCTGCGAGTGGGCAAATACAAGAAGACGCATAGGAACATTGCCATCAACATGATGGACATTCTGGAGGTTGACACGGAAAAGCAG GTGGTGCGAGTAGAGCCCCTTGTCAACATGGGTCAGGTGACGGCGCGGCTCACATCCATTGGTTGGACTTTGCCCGTGCTACCCGAACTGGATGATCTCACTGTGG GTGGTTTGGTGATGGGCACCGGCATCGAGTCGTCTTCTCACATTTACGGTCTCTTCCAGCACATCTGCGTAGCCTTTGAGCTGGTTCTGGCCGACGGCAGCTTCGTGCGCTGCACTGAG CACGAGAACTCAGACCTGTTCCACGCCGTCCCGTGGTCCTGCGGGACACTGGGCTTCCTGGTGGCGGCCGAGATCAAAATTGTCCCTGCTAAATCATGGGTGAAGCTAAAGTACGAACCCGTGCGAGGTTTGGACAATATTTGCCGCCGCTTCGCCGAGGCGTCCGGAGACAAGCGCAACACTTTTGTGGAGGGCATCCAATACTCGCTGGACTCTGCCGTCATCATGACAGGCAGCATGAGTGAGCATGCCGAACCCGACAAG ATCAACAGAATCGGCCTACATTTCAAACCCTGGTTCTTCAAACACGTGGAAGGCTACCTGACAAGCGGCAATGCCGGAGTGGAATACATCCCGCTTCGACAATACTaccacagacacacacgcagCATTTTCTGGGAGCTTCAG GACATCATCCCGTTCGGGAACCACCCAATGTTCCGCTGGCTCTTTGGGTGGATGGTCCCGCCCAAGATCTCCCTGCTGAAACTGACACAGGGAGAGACCATCCGGCGCCTTTATGAAGAGCACCACGTGGTCCAGGACATGCTCGTTCCCATGAAGGACTTGTGTTCGGCCGTCACATGCTTTCACCAGAATATTGAA GTTTATCCTCTCTGGCTCTGCCCGTTCATCCTGCCACCCGGCAGGGGTATGACCCACCCCAAAGGCGAAGAGGAGGAGCTCTATGTGGACATCGGCGCATACGGTGAACCCAAAGTCAAACACTTTGAGGCGATAACGTCAACGCGGCGGCTGGAGAAATTTGTACGAGATGTCCACGG GTTTCAGATGCTGTACGCAGATGTCTACATGGAACACGACGAGTTTTGGGAAATGTTTGATGGACAGCTGTATCATAAACTAAGAAAGGAGCTCGGGTGCAAAGACGCTTTCCCAGAAGTTTACGACAAAATCTGTAAAGCCGCTAGACATTGA
- the LOC144196342 gene encoding uncharacterized protein LOC144196342, with product MLSLHHGAIFIGAFLIVTGGSTAFLASAQSRLQPFSLCCVVLGVVMLILGLFWAMNSKNTSNYNQQEFDPDCPHYPYNEYDGYSGHALFAHDGSRFPESQSVFLPGTLDCQRRTARGEDFDYPPMDPGGFSPSPHPPPWLGPPPPYEVAIKTTCSSTHLRRAYSDTHLAAEPLFGRSREISFEV from the exons ATGCTGTCCCTCCACCACGGAGCAATCTTCATCGGCGCCTTCCTTATCGTGACCGGGGGCTCCACTGCTTTTTTGGCGTCTGCACAGAGCCGCCTGCAGCCCTTCTCGCTGTGTTGTGTGGTCTTGGGGGTGGTCATGCTCATCCTTGGGCTCTTCTGGGCCATGAACAGCAAGAACACCTCCAACTACAACCAGCAGGAGTTCGACCCCGATTGCCCTCACTACCCTTACAATGAATACGACGGATACAGTGGCCATGCCCTCTTTGCGCACGACGGGAGCCGCTTCCCCGAATCCCAGTCAGTCTTTCTGCCAGG GACCCTGGACTGCCAAAGACGCACCGCTCGTGGCGAAGACTTTGATTATCCCCCAATGGACCCTGGTGGTTTCAGCCCATCGCCTCACCCTCCCCCCTGGTTGGGACCCCCGCCTCCTTACGAGGTGGCCATCAAAACAACATGCAGCTCCACGCACCTGCGCCGTGCCTATTCTGACACGCACTTGGCCGCCGAGCCCCTGTTCGGGCGATCCAGAGAGATCAGCTTCGAGGTTTAA
- the LOC144196341 gene encoding uncharacterized protein LOC144196341, with product MPLPQGALLLLGVLLLVAGGLVALCTPLPVLGLFLGMGGVGLLVSGLCMTMKNLQAAVPGHFLLHPRTGTRFSPQQSLAIQRRLDRIRREMSTDSVGGAPDPETVPEPAPEPILEPVLPSTPPPWTMEPPPSYDTVMKIQQHGERL from the exons ATGCCGCTGCCCCAAGGCGCGCTGCTCCTCCTGGGCGTACTGTTGCTGGTGGCCGGCGGCTTGGTGGCCCTCTGCACGCCGCTGCCCGTGCTGGGGCTCTTCTTGGGCATGGGGGGCGTAGGCCTGCTGGTAAGTGGGCTGTGCATGACCATGAAGAACCTGCAGGCGGCGGTGCCGGGACATTTCCTGCTGCACCCGCGCACGGGAACGCGATTCAGCCCGCAACAATCGCTGGCTATACAGAG GAGGTTGGACAGAATTCGTCGCGAGATGTCAACAGACTCCGTCGGAGGAGCGCCAGACCCCGAAACGGTGCCAGAACCGGCCCCGGAGCCGATTCTGGAGCCGGTCCTGCCGTCCACCCCGCCCCCCTGGACTATGGAACCTCCTCCGTCCTACGACACGGTGATGAAGATCCAACAGCACGGCGAACGGCTTTAA